In one window of Ferrovum sp. PN-J185 DNA:
- the rnhB gene encoding ribonuclease HII, producing MLFRKKIGLKDSLDDLVGLTVGLDEAGRGPIAGPVVAAAVILNSVHPIVGLNDSKKISESKREKLALLIKENALSWAVASASVEEIDELNILQASLLAMKRALNQLSVHPDYVLIDGNQFIECDYPMYAVVSGDARIESISAASILAKTERDKTMLQLHQHYPQYGFAQHKGYPTKMHLQTLHQFGVSSHHRKSFGPVRELL from the coding sequence ATGCTATTTAGAAAAAAGATTGGACTGAAAGACAGTCTTGATGATTTAGTTGGTCTTACAGTGGGGTTGGATGAAGCAGGACGAGGTCCCATAGCAGGCCCTGTTGTCGCAGCAGCTGTAATACTGAATTCAGTGCATCCTATTGTAGGGCTAAATGACTCAAAAAAAATATCAGAATCAAAAAGAGAAAAGCTTGCTTTGTTAATCAAAGAGAACGCCTTATCATGGGCTGTGGCTTCTGCTAGTGTGGAAGAAATTGATGAGTTAAATATCTTACAAGCATCCTTACTTGCCATGAAACGCGCACTGAATCAGTTATCAGTACATCCTGACTACGTATTGATCGATGGCAATCAATTCATTGAATGCGACTATCCCATGTATGCTGTTGTCTCTGGAGATGCGAGAATTGAATCGATTTCTGCTGCATCTATTTTGGCTAAAACAGAACGCGATAAAACGATGCTTCAATTACATCAACACTATCCGCAGTATGGTTTTGCTCAACACAAAGGGTATCCAACCAAAATGCATCTTCAAACCCTGCATCAGTTTGGGGTTAGTTCCCACCACAGAAAAAGTTTTGGGCCAGTGAGGGAGTTATTATGA
- a CDS encoding TrmH family RNA methyltransferase, with amino-acid sequence MKIITSSDNLLIRHILSLNKDNAYRLDRQQVVIEGIHLVQSLFKFKRDCIVSLVYSQDKRTHKEVRELIDGFEGELIEVPHQLFKKISTLNAPDGVLAVMTMLHAESTIVPNGFHLALDTIQDPGNVGTLLRSAAASGFNTVLLSKGCAHAWSPKVLRAGMGAHFELTIFEQVDLEKELYNPLQTVWVATLSECSQPYYGINLAEPFTLIVGNEGAGVDSKLQLCYPNHLKVPMQGSTESLNAAVAGSIIMFESLRQRQ; translated from the coding sequence ATGAAAATAATTACCTCCTCAGATAATTTACTTATACGTCATATTCTTTCACTTAATAAAGACAACGCTTATCGGTTGGATAGGCAGCAGGTAGTAATTGAAGGGATACATTTAGTCCAGTCCCTCTTTAAATTTAAGAGAGACTGTATTGTTTCTCTTGTCTACTCTCAAGATAAGCGAACGCACAAAGAAGTGCGTGAGTTGATTGATGGCTTTGAAGGTGAACTCATCGAAGTACCTCATCAGTTATTCAAGAAAATAAGTACGCTCAATGCGCCGGATGGTGTATTGGCTGTTATGACTATGTTGCATGCAGAGTCTACAATAGTACCTAACGGTTTTCATTTGGCGCTTGATACGATTCAAGACCCGGGTAATGTAGGTACTTTATTACGTTCTGCTGCGGCTAGTGGTTTTAATACTGTGCTGTTGTCAAAAGGATGCGCTCATGCATGGTCACCGAAAGTGCTACGCGCGGGGATGGGTGCGCATTTTGAGCTCACTATTTTTGAGCAGGTGGATTTAGAAAAAGAGTTATATAATCCTTTACAGACTGTATGGGTAGCAACCTTATCTGAGTGTAGCCAACCTTACTACGGTATCAATCTAGCAGAGCCTTTTACTTTGATAGTCGGTAATGAAGGGGCAGGTGTTGATAGTAAGCTTCAACTCTGCTATCCCAATCATTTAAAGGTACCTATGCAAGGGAGTACTGAGTCATTAAATGCAGCGGTAGCAGGCTCAATTATTATGTTTGAAAGCTTGCGACAACGACAATAA